The Molothrus ater isolate BHLD 08-10-18 breed brown headed cowbird chromosome 18, BPBGC_Mater_1.1, whole genome shotgun sequence genome window below encodes:
- the SDF2L1 gene encoding stromal cell-derived factor 2-like protein 1, giving the protein MRCGRRLFPLLLLALLPGLCHGRESAPGAVTCGSVLKLLNTRHSVRLHSHEVKYGSGSGQQSVTGVEASDDANSYWRIRGKSDNSCQRGTPVKCGQAIRLTHVNTGKNLHTHHFPSPLSNNQEVSAFGDDGEGDDLDFWIVQCSGSYWEREDAVRFKHVGTEVFLSITGEQYGHPIRGQREVHGMPAANHHNYWKAMEGVFIKPSLDPAKHDEL; this is encoded by the exons ATGCGGTGCGGCCGCCGCCTCTTcccgctgctgctcctggcGCTGCTGCCCGGGCTGTGCCACGGCAGGGAGTCGGCGCCGGGCGCCGTGACTTGCGGCTCGGTGCTGAAACTGCTCAACACCCGCCACAGCGTACGGCTCCACTCGCATGAGGTCAAGTACGGCTCCG GAAGTGGGCAGCAGTCAGTGACAGGAGTTGAAGCCTCAGATGATGCCAACAGCTACTGGCGGATCCGTGGGAAGAGTGACAACAGTTGCCAGCGTGGGACACCAGTGAAATGTGGGCAAGCCATACGACTCACCCACGTTAACACTGGGAAAAATCTGCACACTCATCACTTCCCATCACCACTCTCCAATAACCAA GAAGTAAGTGCCTTTGGGGATGATGGCGAAGGAGATGACCTGGATTTCTGGATTGTGCAGTGCAGTGGTTCTTACTGGGAGCGGGAGGATGCCGTGCGCTTCAAGCACGTGGGCACCGAGGTGTTCCTGTCCATCACGGGGGAGCAGTACGGGCACCCCATCCGAGGCCAGCGGGAGGTTCATGGCATGCCTGCTGCCAACCACCACAACTATTGGAAAGCCATGGAGGGAGTCTTCATCAAACCCAGTCTGGACCCTGCAAAACATGATGAGCTCTGA